A genomic stretch from Algoriphagus halophilus includes:
- a CDS encoding DUF1549 domain-containing protein yields the protein MFKTIGKHIIFRLLAFALLFLALPVFSQETAPAESSPFWLWTFLGRLHPMVVHFPIALLLFAAALEIFSLKNYQSKFRPAISALLIAGGISAIVSAIFGLLLASSEGTSGATLDLHKQVGLVTAGLSAFLLFYLYRIHKNRSRSNVRTLRSVLFLTTIGVSITGHFGGSLTHGEDFLTEVIPGNESSQNIEKLNINLASYQSELSPEKEMKLIGEVRMVFAHNCYKCHSGAKIEGELRLDEKEYVFEGGENGKVIVPGSPSESELIRRINLKKGHKEVMPAKGNLLNDQEKALLELWIQKGAPWPDGAAQQSVYRVAELAPRSPELPNPSNGLSNPIDLWVNQYFNQHGINWPEEVSDRVYLRRIYLDVIGLIPSQAEFESFIKDNRPNKRSIWLNELLNRDQDYATHWLTFWNDALRNDYTGTGYITNGRYNITDWLYKSLEENKPYDLFVKELLNPSEKSKGFIEGIRWRGTVNASQRTELQAAQNVGQVILGLNLKCASCHDSFISDWKLEESYAFANIFADSTLEISRCEQPTGKMADTRILWEELGDIAYAASRSEKLKQLAENLVQPANGRMYRTIVNRIWKQMMGRGIVEPVDEMDNEPWSQDLLDWLATDFVENGYNIKRLIAQIGNSKIYQAKSTGYKTADQLLAEDFQFEGMVRRRLTAEQFSDAVSTVVYPLFKPEEQRYQPYELTPESGSSVNYVRAALVANNDFLKALGRPNREIVSTSRDSQASLLQALELTNGILLDSALIMGAKNWEANYPNTDQLTEAIYEKTLNRKPEEKELEVARKVMGSDPQKEQIQDFLWAVLLLPEFQLIY from the coding sequence ATGTTTAAGACTATAGGCAAACATATCATCTTTAGGCTGCTTGCATTCGCATTGCTATTCCTTGCGCTTCCAGTATTTAGCCAAGAAACAGCCCCTGCAGAATCAAGCCCTTTTTGGCTTTGGACATTTTTGGGAAGACTCCATCCAATGGTCGTGCACTTTCCAATTGCCCTTCTTCTATTCGCTGCAGCTTTGGAGATTTTTTCATTGAAAAATTACCAATCCAAATTTAGACCCGCCATTTCAGCTTTATTGATAGCAGGAGGAATCAGTGCCATCGTTTCTGCCATATTCGGACTTCTGCTTGCATCCTCAGAGGGAACCAGTGGAGCAACGTTGGATCTTCACAAACAGGTGGGTTTGGTAACAGCTGGTCTGAGTGCCTTTCTTCTATTCTATCTTTACCGAATCCATAAAAATCGAAGCAGATCAAACGTCCGAACATTAAGGAGTGTATTATTCCTAACTACCATTGGTGTTTCTATCACGGGTCATTTCGGAGGTTCCTTGACACATGGAGAGGACTTTCTAACGGAAGTAATTCCCGGTAATGAAAGCAGTCAAAACATTGAAAAATTAAACATTAACCTGGCTTCTTATCAATCTGAGCTTTCCCCAGAAAAGGAAATGAAATTGATAGGTGAAGTACGAATGGTATTTGCACATAACTGTTATAAATGTCATAGTGGAGCAAAAATTGAAGGTGAGCTAAGGCTTGATGAAAAAGAATATGTTTTTGAAGGAGGTGAAAACGGAAAAGTCATTGTTCCTGGAAGTCCTTCCGAAAGTGAGCTGATTCGAAGAATCAATCTAAAAAAAGGTCATAAAGAGGTAATGCCGGCCAAAGGAAATCTACTTAATGATCAAGAAAAAGCGCTTTTGGAATTATGGATCCAAAAAGGAGCGCCTTGGCCGGACGGAGCAGCTCAACAAAGTGTCTATAGAGTAGCAGAGTTGGCCCCTAGATCTCCCGAATTACCCAACCCTTCCAATGGATTAAGTAATCCTATTGACCTATGGGTGAATCAGTATTTTAACCAACATGGAATCAATTGGCCAGAAGAAGTTTCGGACCGAGTTTACTTAAGGAGGATTTACTTGGATGTAATAGGACTCATCCCTTCTCAGGCGGAATTTGAATCATTTATCAAGGATAACCGTCCAAACAAAAGGAGTATTTGGCTTAATGAATTGCTGAATAGAGATCAGGATTATGCCACACATTGGCTAACCTTTTGGAACGATGCCTTAAGAAATGACTATACCGGAACTGGCTACATTACGAATGGCCGATATAACATCACCGATTGGTTGTATAAGTCTTTGGAAGAAAACAAGCCTTATGACTTGTTTGTCAAAGAGCTGTTAAACCCAAGCGAAAAATCAAAAGGTTTTATCGAGGGGATTAGATGGAGGGGCACGGTCAATGCAAGCCAGAGAACTGAATTGCAAGCTGCCCAAAATGTAGGACAGGTTATATTGGGACTGAATTTAAAATGCGCTTCCTGCCACGATTCATTTATCAGTGACTGGAAACTGGAAGAGTCTTATGCCTTTGCAAATATTTTTGCAGACTCTACTTTGGAAATCAGTAGATGTGAGCAGCCAACTGGCAAAATGGCTGACACCAGAATATTATGGGAAGAACTGGGGGATATAGCTTATGCTGCCAGTCGATCTGAAAAACTCAAGCAGTTGGCAGAGAACTTAGTACAACCTGCCAATGGAAGAATGTACCGGACCATCGTAAACAGGATATGGAAGCAGATGATGGGAAGAGGAATCGTAGAACCGGTGGACGAAATGGACAATGAGCCATGGAGTCAGGATTTATTGGATTGGCTTGCTACAGACTTTGTGGAAAACGGATACAATATCAAGCGTTTAATTGCCCAAATAGGAAATTCAAAAATTTACCAGGCAAAATCCACAGGATACAAAACTGCAGATCAGCTACTGGCTGAGGATTTTCAATTTGAAGGAATGGTACGGAGGAGGTTGACGGCAGAGCAATTCTCTGATGCCGTAAGCACTGTGGTGTACCCACTGTTTAAACCAGAGGAACAAAGATATCAACCCTATGAACTGACGCCTGAAAGCGGGAGCTCAGTCAATTATGTCAGAGCAGCTTTAGTGGCAAACAATGATTTTTTGAAAGCTTTAGGAAGACCCAATAGAGAAATCGTCTCCACTAGCAGAGATTCTCAGGCAAGTTTACTTCAGGCTCTTGAGTTAACCAATGGAATCCTTTTGGATTCTGCATTGATTATGGGGGCAAAAAATTGGGAAGCAAACTATCCTAACACCGATCAACTTACTGAAGCGATCTATGAAAAAACATTAAATCGAAAACCAGAAGAAAAGGAATTAGAAGTGGCAAGAAAAGTCATGGGGAGCGACCCTCAAAAGGAACAAATACAAGATTTTCTATGGGCAGTTTTGTTATTGCCAGAATTCCAACTTATCTATTGA
- a CDS encoding DUF4136 domain-containing protein: MKNRLNILMISIFAFAAFACSPSGMKVVTQEKETADVTDYQTYNWIFEDAIIPEDKMIVASDGILVYNNQSDRKKLKDAIELQMEARGFKKDVLNPDMLVDFSILENDTELRKFVMTNGQDYLGFGPRSETTEMVPVDEGTVIINFLDANTGYQIWQGFASGTLEKEDMNNLSTIKNKVGAIFEDFNFDQYGTSGQ, from the coding sequence ATGAAAAACCGATTAAATATTTTAATGATTTCCATTTTTGCATTTGCAGCATTTGCTTGTTCACCTTCAGGAATGAAAGTAGTGACCCAAGAAAAAGAGACTGCAGATGTAACCGATTATCAAACCTATAATTGGATTTTTGAGGATGCAATTATCCCTGAAGATAAAATGATTGTCGCTTCTGATGGGATTTTGGTATATAATAACCAATCTGACCGTAAGAAGCTAAAAGATGCCATAGAGCTTCAAATGGAGGCTAGAGGCTTTAAAAAGGATGTTTTAAACCCTGATATGCTTGTTGATTTCTCCATTTTGGAAAATGATACCGAGCTGAGGAAGTTCGTCATGACCAATGGACAGGATTACCTAGGATTTGGACCAAGGTCTGAAACCACAGAAATGGTACCTGTCGATGAAGGAACTGTTATCATCAATTTTCTTGATGCAAATACAGGATATCAAATATGGCAAGGATTTGCTTCAGGTACTCTTGAAAAAGAGGACATGAATAACCTATCTACTATTAAAAATAAAGTAGGTGCAATCTTTGAAGATTTCAATTTTGATCAATACGGTACAAGTGGGCAATAA
- a CDS encoding SDR family NAD(P)-dependent oxidoreductase translates to MDLKLADKKAFISGSTAGIGYAIAERFLKEGAEVVINGRTEESVSKAVSSLKTSTGSEKVSGVAADFSKVEDVNRLISTVPEIDILINNAGIFEPKSFEEIPDEDWFRFFELNVMSGVRLSRHYLPKMLQKNWGRIIFISSESGVFIPEEMIHYGMTKTAQISISRGLAELTKGTNVTVNSILPGPTKSKGVGIFIEDLAKSNKTSTEEVEKDFFKNMRPTSLIQRFASVEEVANTVVYFSSPLASATNGASIRVEGGLVKSIL, encoded by the coding sequence ATGGATTTAAAATTAGCAGACAAAAAAGCCTTTATTAGCGGATCTACTGCAGGTATCGGCTATGCAATAGCAGAGAGATTTTTAAAGGAAGGTGCCGAAGTAGTGATCAATGGCCGGACAGAAGAAAGTGTTAGTAAGGCAGTATCAAGTCTTAAAACCTCCACTGGAAGTGAGAAAGTCTCTGGGGTTGCTGCAGACTTTTCCAAAGTGGAAGATGTCAATCGATTAATTTCAACAGTTCCAGAAATTGACATTTTGATTAACAATGCAGGGATTTTCGAACCCAAATCATTTGAAGAAATTCCTGATGAAGATTGGTTTCGTTTCTTTGAATTGAATGTCATGAGCGGCGTCAGACTCTCCCGACATTACCTTCCAAAAATGCTTCAAAAAAACTGGGGGAGAATAATTTTCATATCCAGTGAATCCGGAGTTTTTATTCCCGAAGAAATGATTCATTATGGCATGACCAAAACAGCTCAAATTAGTATAAGTAGAGGTTTAGCAGAATTAACCAAAGGGACGAATGTGACTGTAAATTCTATTCTACCAGGACCTACCAAATCTAAAGGAGTAGGAATCTTTATAGAGGATTTGGCAAAAAGCAATAAAACATCGACTGAGGAGGTAGAAAAAGATTTCTTCAAAAACATGAGGCCTACTTCCTTAATTCAACGGTTTGCAAGTGTGGAGGAAGTTGCCAATACTGTAGTTTATTTCTCCAGTCCTTTAGCCTCTGCGACCAATGGAGCCTCCATCCGCGTAGAAGGTGGCTTGGTCAAGTCAATCTTATAA
- a CDS encoding DinB family protein: protein MKTLQLLFILSFLIGGLQQAFGQIDQEFLVKQLEYSHTNENWFAPVNTAMDDLSAKNANWHDDSGNHSIAQLVSHLVFWNERLLKAMQGNDVAEFDGNNDLTFSEISEEDWKNMTQKLDQILSDIEEETKKMNEEQFAGWKETLANIAAHNAYHTGQIVYIRKQNGWWRN, encoded by the coding sequence ATGAAAACACTTCAGCTACTTTTCATTCTCTCCTTCTTAATTGGAGGGCTTCAACAGGCATTTGGACAAATAGATCAAGAATTTCTGGTTAAACAGTTAGAATATTCCCATACAAATGAAAACTGGTTTGCCCCAGTCAATACTGCTATGGATGATTTGAGCGCCAAAAATGCAAATTGGCATGATGACTCTGGAAATCATTCCATTGCTCAATTGGTTTCTCATTTGGTTTTTTGGAATGAGCGGCTTTTAAAAGCAATGCAAGGAAATGATGTAGCAGAATTTGATGGAAACAATGATCTCACCTTTAGTGAAATATCTGAAGAGGACTGGAAGAATATGACTCAGAAACTGGATCAAATTCTTTCTGATATAGAAGAGGAAACCAAAAAAATGAATGAGGAACAATTCGCTGGCTGGAAAGAAACCTTGGCTAATATCGCTGCCCACAATGCCTATCATACGGGCCAAATAGTGTATATCCGAAAACAAAATGGTTGGTGGAGAAATTAA
- a CDS encoding ABC transporter permease, translating to MIKHYFISTLRGIKFHPFYSLISILGLSVGLASCLLIFSYWAFEKSFDNFHSDSEKIYRIYQEKSLENGGSSFSARIYSKAGEELRNSFSNTESVLRIHKAGQNTSIKAGENLIAQDGIIGAETTFFDFFDFSFIAGSEEQWKNTPQAIILTKSLSEKLFGETNPINRSLIINGVYGIYQENGYQEFKNYTVAGVIEDLPSNTHLDFSALISLNLYPNPDQEFSNWGPDFYTYVKIPSSNQASEFKASLKAIEEKGFPESGISFHAMPLEEIHLKSNLINEFKANGSEPVLFLLAALAFLILVIAACNYINFATARVILRNKEIGVRKIFWAGKRHLFNQLFFEAIFINIIALGSAVLLIILINPLLIKITSIDLLQQLLYSTSWSVKVGILALAIIFSGIYPAWLVSKGSFRSITSKSQIQLRIQRPLVIFQFAISIFVIGFTLLIASQLRFMKNSNSGLDLEKTLVLAGPSVESEGVNLEERMNSFQNALLANSKIIGLTSANFIPGKLIRGQAEGYVRKIGSPEEEANTYSFTQIDENFISQFKIEILAGRDFDVQRNEKRSIIINEEAVRLLGFNSPEEAIGEKIHYRVNSTPEIIGVVKNFHQFSLQQAYQPIIFELRDQPDLFVFIKYKEASEDVLLSEMKDYWNSSFPENPFSYYFLDDFYNQQYQRDENFFQVFQIFSSLAILVASLGFFGLTYFLASSKIKEIGVRKTLGAGFTDITKILGKGTFGSLLFAGIFSIPFLYLLGNKWLENYAFQTKITFWILSAPVILFSFLSITLILIQSFRSYLINPIASLQEGSNDTLQR from the coding sequence ATGATTAAACATTACTTCATCTCAACGCTTCGGGGCATCAAGTTTCATCCTTTTTATTCGTTGATCAGTATACTTGGCTTGAGTGTAGGATTGGCTTCATGCTTGTTGATTTTTTCTTATTGGGCTTTTGAAAAGAGTTTTGACAATTTCCATTCTGACTCAGAAAAAATATACAGAATCTATCAGGAAAAATCCTTGGAAAACGGTGGTTCCAGTTTTTCTGCAAGAATCTATTCAAAAGCAGGAGAAGAACTCAGAAACAGTTTTAGTAATACCGAGTCTGTCTTAAGAATCCATAAAGCAGGTCAAAATACCAGCATAAAAGCAGGTGAAAACCTAATCGCCCAAGATGGGATTATTGGAGCAGAAACCACTTTTTTCGATTTCTTTGATTTTTCATTCATTGCTGGCTCTGAAGAGCAGTGGAAAAATACCCCTCAGGCAATTATTTTAACAAAATCACTTTCAGAAAAACTGTTTGGCGAGACAAATCCCATCAATAGAAGTTTAATCATCAACGGGGTTTATGGAATTTATCAGGAAAACGGATACCAAGAATTTAAAAACTATACGGTAGCTGGAGTCATAGAAGATTTGCCTTCAAATACACACCTGGATTTTTCAGCATTGATCTCTTTAAACCTTTATCCCAATCCAGATCAAGAATTTTCAAACTGGGGGCCTGATTTTTATACCTATGTCAAAATCCCTTCCTCCAATCAGGCTTCTGAATTCAAGGCCTCTTTAAAGGCTATTGAAGAAAAGGGCTTCCCAGAATCTGGAATCAGTTTTCATGCTATGCCATTAGAAGAAATACATCTCAAGTCAAATTTAATCAATGAATTTAAAGCCAATGGAAGCGAACCCGTTTTATTCCTTTTGGCAGCCTTGGCATTTTTGATTTTAGTAATCGCAGCATGTAATTACATCAATTTCGCAACTGCCCGGGTGATTTTGAGAAATAAAGAAATCGGTGTTAGAAAGATTTTCTGGGCAGGAAAAAGGCATCTATTCAATCAATTATTTTTCGAGGCAATTTTCATCAACATAATCGCATTGGGGTCTGCAGTTTTATTGATAATTCTGATTAATCCTTTATTAATCAAAATAACCAGCATCGATCTTTTACAACAGTTATTATACTCCACCTCCTGGAGTGTAAAAGTGGGGATATTGGCCCTAGCCATTATATTTTCAGGTATCTATCCTGCCTGGTTGGTGTCAAAAGGTTCCTTTCGGTCTATCACTTCCAAGTCCCAAATTCAGCTTCGGATCCAGCGCCCCCTAGTTATTTTTCAGTTTGCAATTTCCATTTTTGTCATAGGATTTACGCTACTGATTGCTTCCCAATTAAGATTCATGAAGAACTCGAACTCTGGGTTGGATTTAGAAAAAACCTTGGTACTTGCTGGTCCAAGTGTAGAAAGTGAAGGTGTTAACCTAGAGGAGAGAATGAATAGCTTCCAGAATGCACTTCTTGCAAACTCAAAGATTATTGGGTTGACAAGTGCGAATTTTATTCCGGGAAAACTCATTCGGGGACAAGCTGAAGGTTATGTAAGAAAAATAGGCAGCCCGGAAGAAGAAGCTAATACGTATTCATTTACTCAAATCGACGAAAATTTCATTTCCCAGTTCAAAATAGAAATTTTAGCTGGAAGAGATTTTGACGTACAAAGAAATGAAAAGCGATCCATTATCATAAATGAAGAGGCAGTAAGATTATTAGGCTTCAATTCTCCTGAGGAAGCTATTGGTGAAAAAATACATTACAGGGTAAATTCAACACCCGAAATTATTGGAGTGGTAAAAAACTTCCATCAATTTTCACTTCAACAGGCCTATCAACCTATCATTTTTGAGCTTAGAGATCAACCTGATTTATTCGTCTTTATCAAATACAAAGAAGCTTCGGAAGATGTTTTATTAAGTGAAATGAAAGATTATTGGAATTCATCTTTTCCAGAGAACCCATTCAGCTATTACTTCCTTGATGATTTTTATAATCAACAATACCAGCGGGATGAGAACTTTTTCCAGGTATTCCAAATCTTTTCAAGCTTGGCTATTTTAGTAGCTTCCTTGGGATTCTTCGGGTTAACTTATTTCCTCGCTTCCTCTAAAATTAAGGAGATTGGTGTAAGAAAAACCTTGGGAGCGGGATTTACGGATATTACAAAAATCCTTGGGAAAGGCACGTTTGGCTCACTCCTTTTTGCTGGGATTTTCAGCATCCCATTCCTCTATTTACTAGGAAATAAATGGCTTGAAAACTACGCCTTCCAGACCAAAATCACATTTTGGATCCTATCTGCCCCCGTAATTCTTTTTTCATTTCTTTCTATTACCCTAATTCTAATCCAGTCCTTTAGAAGCTATTTAATCAATCCTATTGCTTCATTGCAAGAAGGAAGTAATGATACCCTTCAAAGATGA
- a CDS encoding prohibitin family protein: MDFEDVKYEMRKGSWKPVIIGGIILILLFAFKPWAQVGAGERGIVLNFGAVQNTVLGEGIHFKIPIVQTVELMDVKIQKAITDAASASSDLQDVDLSVALNYHVIPDKANIVYQSIGVEFKARIIDPAIQEVMKAVTARYTAEELITKRPAVSTEMKDALTSRLLESNIAVDAFSIVSFSFSKTFTDAIEAKQTAEQNALKAKRDLDRIRVEAEQTIAAATAEAEALRLQKMNISPDLIELRKIEANLKAIEKWNGILPEVTGAGAIPFIGVGAAKNE, encoded by the coding sequence ATGGATTTCGAAGACGTAAAATATGAAATGAGAAAGGGCTCATGGAAGCCTGTCATTATAGGAGGGATAATTTTAATTCTACTATTTGCCTTTAAACCCTGGGCTCAAGTGGGAGCTGGAGAACGTGGAATCGTCCTGAATTTTGGAGCAGTGCAAAACACTGTATTGGGGGAAGGTATCCACTTTAAAATACCTATTGTGCAGACTGTAGAATTGATGGATGTAAAAATCCAAAAAGCAATTACTGATGCTGCCTCAGCCTCTTCAGACCTTCAGGATGTGGACTTATCTGTAGCACTTAATTATCACGTGATTCCTGATAAAGCAAATATCGTTTACCAGTCTATCGGAGTTGAGTTTAAAGCAAGAATTATTGACCCAGCAATTCAGGAGGTAATGAAAGCTGTAACCGCTCGATATACAGCAGAGGAATTAATCACAAAGAGACCAGCTGTCAGTACAGAAATGAAAGATGCTTTAACTTCTAGATTACTTGAATCGAACATTGCTGTTGATGCTTTTTCAATCGTTTCCTTTAGTTTCTCAAAAACCTTCACCGATGCCATTGAAGCGAAGCAAACAGCGGAGCAAAATGCCTTGAAAGCAAAGCGGGATCTGGACCGAATTCGGGTAGAAGCTGAGCAAACTATTGCAGCTGCTACAGCAGAAGCGGAGGCTTTGAGGCTTCAGAAAATGAATATCTCACCAGATCTGATCGAGTTGAGAAAAATTGAAGCTAACCTAAAAGCCATTGAAAAATGGAACGGTATACTTCCTGAAGTGACGGGAGCAGGAGCCATTCCTTTCATTGGTGTAGGAGCTGCCAAGAACGAATAA
- the ggt gene encoding gamma-glutamyltransferase, with protein sequence MHRIITACLSLFLIGQLSAQDRLTGETFTTRSEILARNGMAATSQPLATQVALDILKAGGTAMDAAIAANAVLGLVEPASCGIGGDLFAIVWDAKEKKLIGFNGSGRAPKSLNIDYFLDRGIKYIPNLGPLPVSVPGAVDGWFALHERFGKLPMETLLKPAIDYGREGFPVSEVIAFEMESNYRGMEGLPGFAETYMPNGHTPRKGEVFKNPNLSNTYEKIAKEGRDTFYKGDIARTIDAYMKKHGGFLSYEDLASHTSNWVEPVSTNYRGYDIWELPPNGQGTAALQMLNILEGYDIASMGFGSTEYLHVLTEAKKLAYEDRAKFYADPEFNKIPLEELLSKEYAAERRALIDPQQAANSYPAGDMEIESGNTTYLTVADKDGNMVSLIQSIYSEFASGMVPDGLGFVLQNRGGMFNVQDRNHANALEPGKRPFHTIIPAFITKDGKPYVSFGLMGGSVQPQGHAQIVVNLVDFGMNLQEAGDAPRMRHSGSSQPTGSVMTNGGTLNLESGFEPKVFRELRKMGHRISFAVGIYGGYQAIGVDLENKVYSGASESRKDGQAAGY encoded by the coding sequence ATGCACCGGATAATTACAGCTTGTTTATCTCTATTTCTCATCGGCCAACTTTCAGCTCAAGATCGCTTGACTGGAGAAACGTTTACTACACGATCAGAAATTCTTGCCAGAAATGGAATGGCTGCAACTAGTCAACCTCTGGCCACCCAAGTTGCCTTGGATATTTTAAAAGCTGGGGGTACCGCTATGGATGCTGCGATTGCTGCCAATGCTGTTTTGGGTTTAGTAGAGCCTGCTAGTTGTGGGATCGGAGGAGATCTTTTTGCGATTGTATGGGATGCAAAGGAAAAAAAACTCATTGGGTTTAATGGAAGTGGTAGAGCTCCTAAATCTCTCAATATCGATTATTTTTTAGATCGAGGAATAAAGTATATACCGAATCTAGGTCCACTTCCAGTGTCCGTACCTGGTGCCGTAGATGGCTGGTTTGCCTTGCATGAGAGGTTCGGAAAACTCCCCATGGAAACCCTTTTGAAACCAGCAATTGATTATGGAAGGGAAGGATTTCCAGTTTCAGAGGTAATCGCTTTTGAGATGGAAAGTAATTATCGGGGAATGGAAGGATTACCGGGATTTGCAGAAACCTATATGCCGAATGGACATACTCCAAGGAAAGGGGAAGTTTTCAAAAACCCTAACCTTTCCAACACCTATGAAAAAATTGCCAAGGAAGGCCGGGACACATTTTATAAAGGAGATATAGCCAGAACTATTGATGCCTATATGAAGAAACATGGCGGCTTTCTTTCCTATGAGGATCTAGCGAGTCATACTTCAAACTGGGTGGAACCTGTAAGCACAAATTATCGAGGATATGATATTTGGGAATTACCTCCCAATGGGCAGGGAACTGCAGCTTTGCAAATGCTTAATATTTTAGAAGGATATGATATTGCATCCATGGGTTTTGGAAGCACGGAATATTTACATGTGTTGACGGAAGCAAAAAAACTGGCATATGAAGACCGAGCTAAGTTTTATGCCGACCCGGAATTCAATAAAATACCTCTGGAAGAATTACTCTCCAAAGAATATGCCGCTGAACGTCGTGCATTAATCGACCCTCAACAAGCAGCCAATAGCTATCCTGCTGGGGACATGGAAATTGAATCCGGAAACACGACCTACCTGACTGTCGCCGATAAGGATGGAAACATGGTTTCATTGATCCAAAGTATCTATTCGGAGTTTGCATCAGGAATGGTACCCGATGGATTAGGATTTGTACTTCAAAACAGAGGAGGGATGTTTAATGTACAAGATCGAAATCATGCAAACGCATTGGAACCTGGTAAAAGACCTTTCCACACCATCATTCCAGCTTTTATCACCAAGGATGGAAAACCATATGTAAGTTTTGGCTTGATGGGTGGATCCGTTCAACCGCAAGGCCATGCTCAAATTGTTGTGAATTTGGTGGATTTTGGGATGAATTTACAAGAGGCTGGAGATGCTCCTCGAATGAGACATTCCGGAAGTTCACAACCTACTGGATCCGTAATGACCAATGGAGGCACCCTCAATCTTGAAAGTGGTTTTGAACCGAAAGTATTCCGGGAACTAAGAAAGATGGGGCATAGAATATCATTTGCTGTGGGAATTTATGGTGGGTACCAAGCTATTGGAGTAGACTTGGAAAATAAAGTGTATTCTGGGGCTTCTGAATCCCGAAAAGATGGCCAAGCAGCAGGATATTAA
- a CDS encoding helix-hairpin-helix domain-containing protein, whose amino-acid sequence MKKKASPKLNLSLEERTNLRKAKIKISGILEMPFDELEIILNASSERVKTLHALAEFQTVPSIGVKLSEDLIVMGYYSLKDLKEKNGAKLLEEFERKQGYWTDPCVEDQFWLITDYARNPRIDKNWWDYTQERKNYRLENGYPADRPKRAWYEVKPIQWKTKA is encoded by the coding sequence ATGAAGAAAAAAGCGTCCCCAAAACTAAACCTAAGTCTTGAGGAAAGGACAAACCTCAGAAAAGCAAAGATTAAGATTTCAGGAATATTGGAAATGCCTTTTGATGAATTGGAAATTATTTTGAACGCAAGTTCTGAAAGGGTAAAAACCCTTCATGCATTGGCAGAATTTCAGACTGTACCATCCATTGGAGTAAAGCTCTCGGAGGATTTGATAGTTATGGGATATTACTCATTGAAAGACCTAAAAGAAAAAAACGGGGCAAAACTACTCGAAGAGTTTGAGCGAAAACAAGGGTATTGGACAGACCCTTGTGTAGAGGATCAGTTTTGGTTGATTACTGATTATGCAAGGAATCCTAGAATTGACAAAAATTGGTGGGACTATACCCAAGAAAGAAAAAATTACAGACTTGAAAATGGCTATCCGGCAGACCGACCAAAGAGAGCCTGGTATGAGGTGAAGCCTATTCAATGGAAAACAAAGGCCTAA